One part of the Raphanus sativus cultivar WK10039 chromosome 7, ASM80110v3, whole genome shotgun sequence genome encodes these proteins:
- the LOC108814919 gene encoding cytochrome P450 78A7, with translation MELMNMASKETSYWMIALPAVFGTQNMYDVSIFGYLILAVVSLSLLTWAFAGGGGVAWKNGRNRIGRVAIPGPRGIPVFGSLFTLSRGLAHRSLAAMAWSRANTEIMAFSLGNTAVIVASEPNTAREILMSPHFADRPVKQSAKSLMFSRAIGFAPNGAYWRTLRRIASTHLFAPRRILAHEAGRRLDCAEIVKAVLEEQNGAGSVVLRKHLQLAALNNIMGSVFGRRYDPLTQKEALDELTSIVREGFELLGAFNWSDHLPWLSYFYDPIRLKQRCSDLVPRINTLVKKIIDEHRASNSENKRDIGDFVDVLLSLDGDEKIQEDDMIAVLWEMIFRGTDTTALLTEWTMAELVLNLNVQAKLRDEIKMAVSDRAEVSDADLAKLPYLNAVLKETLRLHPPGPLLSWARLSTSDVQLSNDMVIPKGTTAMVNMWAITHDPTVWSDPLQFNPERFIGNANVDIRGGDLRLAPFGAGRRVCPGKNMGLATVARWVAELVRRFEWSEDQTEPVNLSEVLKLSCEMEHPLRAVVTEIY, from the exons ATGGAGCTGATGAATATGGCGTCAAAAGAAACAAGTTATTGGATGATCGCACTACCCGCCGTTTTTGGAACCCAAAACATGTACGATGTTTCAATCTTCGGCTATCTAATCCTCGCCgtcgtttctctctctctactgACGTGGGCTTTCGCCGGAGGCGGTGGCGTTGCATGGAAGAACGGTCGTAACCGTATTGGTCGTGTCGCGATTCCTGGTCCTCGAGGCATACCAGTATTCGGTAGTCTTTTCACTCTAAGCCGCGGCTTAGCTCATCGGTCATTAGCCGCCATGGCTTGGAGCCGAGCCAACACTGAGATTATGGCTTTCAGCCTCGGCAATACGGCTGTTATCGTGGCTTCTGAGCCGAACACGGCTCGTGAGATTCTGATGTCGCCTCACTTTGCGGACCGGCCGGTTAAGCAGTCGGCTAAGAGCCTCATGTTCAGCCGAGCAATAGGTTTCGCGCCCAACGGTGCTTACTGGCGCACGTTAAGAAGGATCGCCTCGACTCATCTATTCGCTCCGCGGCGTATTTTAGCACATGAAGCTGGACGCCGGCTAGACTGCGCTGAAATAGTTAAAGCTGTGTTAGAAGAGCAAAACGGCGCTGGGTCTGTCGTTTTGAGGAAACACTTGCAGCTAGCGGCCTTGAACAACATCATGGGGAGTGTGTTTGGAAGAAGATACGACCCTCTGACTCAGAAAGAGGCTCTTGATGAGCTTACATCAATAGTTAGAGAAGGGTTCGAGCTCTTGGGTGCTTTTAATTGGTCCGATCATCTTCCATGGTTGAGTTATTTCTATGATCCGATTCGTTTAAAGCAACGATGCTCAGATCTTGTTCCTCGAATCAACACCCTCGTCAAGAAAATTATTGACGAACATCGAGCAAGTAACtctgaaaataaaagagatattGGAGATTTTGTTGACGTTTTGTTGTCTTTAGACGGTGATGAGAAGATTCAAGAAGATGACATGATCGCCGTCTTATGG GAGATGATTTTTAGAGGGACAGATACAACGGCGTTATTAACGGAGTGGACCATGGCTGAGCTAGTACTGAACCTTAACGTGCAAGCCAAGCTAAGGGACGAGATCAAAATGGCCGTGAGCGACCGAGCCGAGGTGTCGGATGCTGACCTGGCAAAACTCCCATACTTGAACGCAGTGTTGAAGGAAACTCTAAGGCTGCATCCTCCGGGGCCATTGCTATCATGGGCCCGTCTTTCCACGTCAGATGTCCAGCTCAGCAACGACATGGTGATTCCAAAGGGTACTACAGCGATGGTCAACATGTGGGCCATCACTCACGACCCGACGGTTTGGTCGGACCCGTTACAATTTAACCCGGAGAGGTTCATTGGGAATGCTAACGTGGACATACGTGGTGGTGATCTAAGGCTTGCTCCCTTTGGAGCCGGGAGGAGGGTGTGTCCGGGGAAGAACATGGGCTTAGCTACTGTGGCTCGTTGGGTGGCTGAgctagtgcgacggttcgagtGGAGTGAAGATCAGACAGAACCGGTCAATCTTAGTGAGGTCTTGAAGCTTTCTTGTGAGATGGAGCATCCGTTACGTGCCGTTGTAacggaaatatattaa
- the LOC108818391 gene encoding uncharacterized protein LOC108818391 produces MEDDRKEKNSPWLSVPQFGDWDQKGGGTIPDYSMDFTKIREMRKQNKRDPSRASLGNEDELVKPPPESATATAKLTTVHSEKQHHFSPIHHHQPHSPPSARRSIFSCFNCCVKA; encoded by the exons ATGGAGGATGATCGAAAAGAG AAGAACTCTCCGTGGCTATCAGTGCCACAGTTTGGTGATTGGGACCAGAAAGGAGGAGGAACTATTCCTGATTACTCTATGGATTTCACCAAGATTAGGGAGATGAGGAAACAGAACAAGAGAGACCCTTCTCGAGCCAGTCTTGGCAACGAGGATGAACTCGTTAAGCCGCCACCCGAGTCAGCTACAGCAACCGCTAAGCTCACCACTGTCCATAGTGAGAAACAACATCACTTCTCTCCAATCCACCATCACCAACCACATTCCCCCCCTTCC gcgaggagaagcatcttcAGCTGCTTCAACTGCTGCGTCAAAGCTTGA
- the LOC108818389 gene encoding uncharacterized protein LOC108818389: MYQEIQQFYHLWRLAVQERDEARELLMHSLAEVSKLRELFNTVLLSEGEIPGYYIEAADESTGHQNCSYNHFTGYSPLNFSVNSSPLDLSLLSNQMRFVVENMRDYETVVLEIIGGVLPENGKFLQAVSEAGSLVESLFIAGPVLRWINPPVQLSSQRPVLSNNVTSNSGLEFGLVFQDQCPTSV; the protein is encoded by the coding sequence ATGTACCAAGAAATTCAGCAGTTTTATCATCTGTGGAGACTTGCTGTCCAAGAAAGAGACGAAGCAAGAGAGCTACTGATGCATTCACTCGCCGAAGTCTCTAAGTTACGGGAACTCTTCAACACTGTACTGTTGTCTGAAGGAGAGATACCCGGTTACTACATAGAAGCCGCAGATGAATCTACTGGTCATCAGAACTGTAGTTACAATCATTTTACCGGATATTCTCCGTTGAATTTTAGTGTCAATTCATCTCCGTTGGATCTCAGCCTTCTGTCGAATCAGATGCGTTTTGTGGTTGAGAATATGAGAGATTACGAAACCGTTGTGCTGGAGATCATCGGAGGAGTGTTGCCGGAAAACGGTAAGTTTTTGCAAGCCGTTAGTGAAGCTGGATCGTTGGTTGAGTCATTGTTCATAGCCGGCCCGGTTCTTAGATGGATAAATCCTCCGGTTCAGTTGTCCAGTCAAAGACCGGTTCTAAGTAATAATGTCACTAGTAATAGTGGTTTGGAGTTTGGTTTAGTGTTCCAAGACCAGTGTCCCACTTCAGTTTGA
- the LOC108818388 gene encoding ABC transporter F family member 2, translating into MDITMNLHRFTSPLPCHTLYPLKLSSVSNPRREFFKIRSHLPSISSISSKNEHEPLLSTEDHDRKPSIVKHSNDDGASTISSGVRLENVSKSYEGATVLKNVSWEVKRGEKVGLIGVNGAGKTTQLRIIAGQEEPDSGNVVRAKPDMRVSFLSQEFEVSMGKTVKEEFTSAFEEEMEISRRVEKLQKAIEEAADDLELMGRLLDEFDSLQRRGQEMGLDSVDAKVSKVMPELGFCTEDADRLVASFSSGWQMRMSLGKILLQDPDLLLLDEPTNHLDLDTIEWLEGYLSKQDVPMVIISHDRAFLDRLCTKIVETEMGVSRTFVGNYSQYVISKAEWVEAQYAAWEKQQREIEATKDLIARLSGGANSGRASAAEKKLEKLQEEEQIEKPFQRKQMKIRFPECGLSGRSVVTVKNLDFGFEDKMLFNKANLVIERGEKVAVIGPNGCGKSTLLKLIMGLEKPMRGEVILGEHNVLPNYFEQNQAEALDLDKTVIETVVEAAVDWRIDDIKGLLGRCNFKADMFDRKVSLLSGGEKARLAFCKFMVKPSTLLVLDEPTNHLDIPSKEMLEEAINEYKGTVIAVSHDRYFIKQIVNRVIEVRDGGLKDYAGDYNYYLEKNLEARAKELEREAELEEKAPKAKAKSKMSKAEREARKKQKMRAFQASKNKSKSSKNAKRWN; encoded by the exons ATGGATATAACGATGAACCTCCATAGATTCACTAGTCCTCTTCCTTGCCATACACTCTACCCCCTCAAACTCTCCTCTGTTTCAAACCCTAGACGAGAATTTTTCAAAATCAGATCCCATCTTCCCTCCATCAGCTCCATCTCCTCGAAGAACGAGCACGAGCCGCTCCTCTCCACAGAAGATCACGATCGTAAACCATCAATCGTTAAGCATTCAAACGACGACGGCGCGTCCACGATATCTTCCGGAGTGAGACTCGAAAACGTAAGCAAGAGCTACGAAGGGGCCACGGTGCTCAAGAACGTGAGCTGGGAAGTGAAGAGAGGCGAGAAGGTAGGGTTGATCGGCGTGAACGGCGCGGGGAAGACGACGCAGCTCAGGATAATCGCTGGCCAAGAGGAACCCGATTCGGGGAACGTCGTCAGAGCCAAACCCGATATGAGAGTCTCTTTCTTGAGCCAAGAGTTCGAGGTGTCGATGGGGAAGACGGTGAAGGAAGAGTTCACGAGCGCGTTTGAGGAAGAGATGGAGATCTCGAGGAGGGTCGAGAAGCTGCAGAAGGCTATAGAGGAAGCTGCTGATGATTTAGAACTGATGGGAAGGTTGCTCGACGAGTTCGATTCCTTGCAGAGGCGAGGTCAAGAGATGGGGTTGGATTCTGTGGATGCGAAAGTCAGCAAGGTGATGCCGGAGCTAGGGTTTTGCACAGAGGATGCAGATAGGCTTGTGGCTTCTTTTAGCAGTGGGTGGCAAATGAGAATGTCACTTGGGAAGATACTGCTTCAG GATCCGGATCTGCTGCTTTTGGATGAGCCGACTAATCATTTGGATCTTGATACTATTGAGTGGCTTGAAGGCTACTTGAGCAAGCAAGATGTGCCGATGGTTATAATATCACACGACAGAGCGTTTCTTGATCGGTTATGTACCAAGATCGTGGAAACCGAGATGGGTGTGTCCAGGACTTTCGTTGGTAACTACTCTCAGTATGTGATTTCGAAGGCAGAGTGGGTCGAAGCTCAGTATGCTGCTTGGGAGAAGCAGCAGAGAGAGATCGAAGCAACAAAGGATTTGATCGCTAGGCTAAGTGGTGGAGCAAACTCTGGTCGAGCTTCTGCAGCAGAGAAg AAACTGGAGAAGCtccaagaagaggagcagataGAGAAGCCGTTTCAGAGGAAGCAGATGAAAATTAGGTTTCCTGAATGTGGATTAAGCGGGAGATCTGTAGTCACTGTGAAGAATCTTGACTTTGGTTTTGAGGATAAG ATGCTATTCAACAAGGCAAATCTAGTGATAGAAAGAGGAGAGAAGGTAGCTGTTATTGGTCCAAACGGGTGCGGTAAAAGCACGTTGTTGAAACTGATTATGGGTTTGGAGAAGCCTATGAGAGGTGAAGTGATTCTTGGTGAGCACAATGTATTGCCAAACTACTTCGAGCAGAATCAG GCAGAGGCTCTAGATTTGGATAAAACTGTGATTGAGACGGTTGTTGAAGCTGCTGTAGATTGGAGGATTGATGATATAAAAGGTCTTCTCGGTCGCTGCAACTTCAAAGCTGACATGTTTGATAGAAAAGTCTCTCTGTTGAGTGGTGGTGAGAAg GCACGCCTTGCTTTCTGTAAATTCATGGTGAAACCATCAACTTTACTCGTGTTGGACGAACCCACCAATCATTTAGACATACCTTCAAAAGAAATGCTTGAG GAGGCGATAAACGAGTACAAAGGCACAGTCATCGCAGTCTCTCACGACCGATACTTCATTAAACAAATCGTCAACAGAGTTATTGAAGTCAGAGACGGTGGTTTAAAGGACTACGCAGGAGACTACAAT TATTACCTGGAGAAGAATTTGGAAGCTAGAGCCAAGGAGCTGGAGAGAGAAGCAGAACTGGAGGAAAAAGCTCCAAAAGCGAAAGCAAAGTCAAAGATGTCAAAGGCTGAGAGAGAAGCaaggaagaagcagaagatgaGAGCGTTTCAAGCTTCCAAAAATAAGTCAAAGTCCAGCAAAAACGCCAAGAGATGGAATTAA
- the LOC108818390 gene encoding DNA-directed RNA polymerase II subunit 4: MSGEEEEENAAELKIGDEFLKAKCLMNCEVSLILEHKYEQLQQVSEDPMNQVSQVFEKSLQYVKRFSRYKNPDAVRQVREILSRHQLTEFELCVLGNLCPETAEEAVAMVPSLKTKGRAHSDEAIEKMLNDLSLVKRFE; this comes from the exons ATGtccggagaagaagaagaagagaacgcCGCCGAGCTCAAGATCGGAGATG AGTTTTTGAAGGCAAAGTGTTTAATGAACTGTGAGGTCTCATTGATCCTTGAGCACAAGTATGAACAGCTTCAGCAGGTCTCCGAGGATCCTATGAATCAAGTTTCTCA AGTGTTTGAGAAGTCCTTGCAGTATGTGAAGCGGTTTAGCCGGTACAAGAATCCAGATGCTGTTAGACAAGTTCGAGA GATTCTGAGTAGACATCAACTCACTGAGTTTGAG CTCTGTGTTCTTGGTAATCTATGTCCTGAAACTGCTGAAGAAGCAGTGGCTATGGTTCCTTCTCTCAAG ACAAAAGGAAGAGCTCATAGTGATGAAGCAATTGAGAAGATGCTCAATGATCTCTCCCTTGTCAAGAGATTCGAGTAG
- the LOC108814218 gene encoding 26S proteasome non-ATPase regulatory subunit 12 homolog A, which yields MANKGNLEASIDRLLNEEKQMRLAENVSGTRKAATEILQLCFEAKDWKLLNEQILNLSKKRGQLKQAVQSMVQQAMQYIDQTPDIETRIELIKTLNNVSAGKIYVEIERARLTRKLAKIKEDQGQIAEAADLMQEVAVETFGAMAKTEKIAFILEQVRLCLDRQDYVRAQILSRKINPRVFDADTKKDKKKPKEGENIVEEAPADIPTLLELKRIYYELMIRYYSHNNEYLEICRSYKAIYDIPSVKETPEQWIPVLRKICWFLVLAPHDPMQSSLLNATLEDKNLSEIPDFKMLLKQVVTMEVIQWTSLWNKYKGEFENEKSMVGGSLGDKAGEDLKLRIIEHNILVVSKYYSRITLKRLAELLCLSIEEAEKHLSEMVVSKALIAKIDRPSGIVCFQIAKDSNEILNSWAVNLEKLLDLVEKSCHQIHKETMVHKAALRP from the exons ATGGCGA ACAAAGGGAACCTCGAGGCGTCGATAGATCGGCTTCTGAATGAAGAGAAGCAGATGAGACTGGCGGAGAATGTCTCCGGTACAAGGAAAGCCGCGACTGAGATTCTGCAGCTTTGTTTCGAAGCCAAGGACTGGAAGCTTCTCAACGAGCAGATTCTCAATCTCTCCAAGAAACGCGGCCAGCTTAAACAG GCTGTGCAATCCATGGTGCAGCAAGCTATGCAGTACATCGATCAGACTCCAGACATTGAAACGCGGATTGAGCTTATCAAGACGTTGAACAATGTGTCTGCTGGGAAG ATATATGTTGAAATCGAAAGAGCTCGTCTGACAAGGAAGCTTGCTAAGATTAAGGAAGACCAGGGTCAGATTGCTGAGGCTGCAGATCTTATGCAAGAAGTTGCT GTGGAGACATTTGGAGCTATGGCAAAAACTGAGAAAATTGCATTCATCCTTGAACAA GTCCGCTTGTGCTTGGATCGTCAAGATTATGTTCGTGCACAGATCTTATCTAGGAAGATCAATCCTAGGGTTTTTGATGCAGATACGAAGAAAGATAAGAAGAAACCCAAGGAAGGTGAGAACATTGTAGAGGAGGCTCCTGCTGATATACCGACTTTGTTGGAGCTCAAGAGAATTTACTATGAGCTAATGATTCG GTATTATTCTCATAACAATGAGTACCTTGAAATCTGCCGTAGCTACAAGGCAATATATGACATCCCTTCTGTTAAAGAAACGCCAGAGCAGTGGATTCCA GTCCTGAGGAAGATCTGCTGGTTCTTGGTATTGGCACCTCATGATCCAATGCAATCAAGCTTACTCAATGCAACTTTGGAAGACAAGAACTTATCAGAAATTCCTGATTTCAA GATGCTTCTAAAACAGGTAGTGACAATGGAGGTTATTCAATGGACATCTCTCTGGAACAAATACAAGGGTGAGTTTGAGAACGAAAAAAGCATGGTTGGAGGCTCTTTGGGTGACAAAGCTGGTGAAGATCTGAAGCTGAGAATCATTGAGCAT AATATTCTCGTTGTCTCAAAGTACTACTCAAGGATAACCTTAAAGAGACTTGCAGAGCTTTTATGCCTAAGCATTGAG GAGGCGGAGAAGCATCTCTCAGAGATGGTTGTGTCGAAGGCACTGATTGCAAAAATAGACAGACCATCAGGAATCGTGTGCTTTCAGATCGCAAAGGACAGCAACGAGATTCTCAACTCGTGGGCAGTGAATTTGGAGAAGCTCTTAGATCTTGTTGAGAAGAGTTGCCACCAAATTCACAAGGAAACCATGGTCCACAAAGCCGCACTGAGACCTTGA
- the LOC108818467 gene encoding uncharacterized protein LOC108818467 yields the protein MGFDEYDYLEKTVEEGDGLDRKKEESGNERSYRKREGERRDVENGDEERRSSRSKRSRGEDEENGEGKRRDREKERHRSSRDKERERDRERTSKERDRSDREKSRDRERRSSSRSRREVEERGSRRHKEKKDEPEADPERDQRTVFAYQMPLKATERDVYEFFSKAGKVRDVRLIMDRNSRRSKGVGYIEFYNVMSVPMAIAMSGHMFLGQPVMVKPSEAEKNLAQSNTTTGVVGGTGPVDRKLYVGNLHYNMTELQLRQIFEQFGPIELVQMPYDLVSGQCKGYGFIQYAQFEHAKAAQTALNGQLEIAGRTIKVSFVSEHIGTQDANPKSADFDDDDGGGLALNAQRRVQLMQKLDRTGVAANIVGPFGVPAINGAALNQPGMNPGFPTSVLPTTASPAFVTEPVGQPSQCLLLKNMFDPATETELDFDDEIREDVRQECSKYGQVNHIYVDKKSAGFVYLRFETVQAAAAAQRAMHMRWFAQKMISATFMPPNEYEAKAKA from the exons ATGGGGTTTGACGAGTACGATTACCTGGAGAAGACGGTGGAGGAAGGAGACGGATTGGATAGGAAGAAGGAAGAGAGCGGTAACGAGAGGAGTTACAggaagagagaaggagagaggcGTGACGTAGAAAACGGTGACGAAGAGCGAAGGAGCAGTCGGAGTAAGAGGTCTCGGGGAGAGGACGAAGAGAACGGCGAAGGCAAGAGAAGGGATCGGGAGAAAGAGAGGCACAGGAGCAGCCGAGACAAGGAAAGAGAGAGGGATCGTGAGAGGACTAGCAAAGAGAGAGACAGGAGCGATAGGGAGAAAAGCCGAGACAGAGAGAGGAGAAGCAGCAGTAGATCACGGAGGGAAGTAGAGGAAAGAGGAAGCAG GAGACACAAGGAGAAGAAAGATGAGCCTGAAGCTGATCCAGAGAGAGACCAAAGAACTGTTTTTGCATATCAG ATGCCTCTTAAAGCTACCGAGAGAGATGTTTATGAGTTCTTCTCCAAAGCTGGCAAG GTTAGAGATGTGCGACTGATCATGGACAGAAATTCAAGACGATCAAAAGGAGTCGG GTATATTGAGTTTTATAATGTGATGTCTGTTCCAATGGCCATAGCTATGTCTGGACATATGTTTCTTGGGCAACCTGTGATGGTTAAGCCCTCTGAAGCTGAAAAGAATCTGGCACAATCAAATACCACTACAGGCGTTGTAGGCGGTACTGGCCCTGTTGATCGAAAGCTCTATGTAGGGAACTTGCATTACAACATGACAGAGTTGCAACTTAGACAG ATTTTTGAGCAATTTGGTCCTATTGAGCTTGTTCAGATGCCATATGACCTTGTAAGTGGTCAGTGCAAAGGTTATGGATTTATCCAG TATGCCCAATTTGAACATGCGAAGGCAGCACAAACTGCCTTGAACGGTCAATTAGAGATTGCCGGTAGAACAATCAAG GTTTCGTTCGTCTCTGAGCATATAGGCACACAAGACGCTAATCCAAAATCCGCTgattttgatgatgatgatggaggtGGGCTG GCTTTAAATGCACAAAGGAGGGTTCAGCTTATGCAAAAGCTGGATCGTACAGGTGTCGCAGCAAA CATTGTGGGACCTTTTGGAGTACCAGCTATAAATGGAGCAGCTCTTAATCAACCAGGCATGAATCCTGGTTTCCCGACATCAGTGCTTCCGACAACAGCCAGCCCTGCTTTTGTCACAGAGCCTGTTGGTCAGCCAAGTCAATGTCTTCTATTGAAGAACATGTTTGATCCTGCAACCGAG ACGGAATTGGATTTTGATGATGAAATAAGAGAAGACGTTCGTCAAGAATGCTCCAAGTATGGGCAGGTCAACCATATATATGTAGACAA GAAGAGCGCAGGTTTTGTGTATCTGCGGTTTGAAACGGTTCAGGCTGCAGCGGCAGCTCAAAGAGCGATGCACATGAGATGGTTTGCACAGAAGATGATATCTGCAACTTTCATG CCTCCAAATGAATATGAAGCCAAAGCCAAGGCGTGA
- the LOC108816650 gene encoding uncharacterized protein LOC108816650, with product MEKRRREEMVTEIETAAEDLMQLSDEEISFKVIKKKKIEELFGEDDTHEDQCTKERVILRVTSSKKKEKKIRTLESIYMATRPIRVVIR from the coding sequence ATGGAGAAGAGAAGACGAGAAGAGATGGTAACGGAGATAGAGACGGCAGCTGAGGACCTGATGCAGCTAAGCGACGAAGAGATTAGCTTCAAAgtaatcaagaagaagaagattgaagaaTTATTCGGTGAAGATGATACTCATGAAGACCAATGCACGAAAGAAAGGGTGATCTTGAGAGTAACGTCAtcgaagaagaaggagaaaaaaATTAGGACGCTCGAGAGCATTTACATGGCGACACGACCTATCAGGGTCGTGATAAGATGA
- the LOC108815209 gene encoding putative FBD-associated F-box protein At1g05080: MSEAKTKETDCEDRISALPEELLVTILLLVPIQDAVATMILSKRWRYIWMMLPILDYNENNDDNHDHVVSDDDDDDDDDDGDDGESKKSIWWFLDKSLELHKAHVLAILLINLGRRCPTDTNVGKWVAKAVDRGVVVVKFKLRWTAGPTKLPKSLYTCETLQELTLSYRILVDLPSNSCLPSLKTLQLICVVYKDEASLSRFLSSCPVLIFLAMKRKKNDNLTKFVVKVPSLQVLWYHNTSSSQDDNDLVDSGNCLVIDTPALTTISFTDYSRDSWSIGNMPCLEEAGISVNSLSNFDKIITASSAILSLDLTFTDEMLVHCSTLRFSRLIRLSLDLSISDWVEPLFLLLDNTPKLEEFSANSDFTSEPEDIPLTWYQPSSIPGCLSSHLKIFEWRYYGDREEEEGFLTYILSNSKCLKTTTISLRPMLAPEEQDFIIEKLKDIPRVSTSSHLFVQSKIQF, translated from the coding sequence ATGTCAGAAGCCAAAACTAAAGAGACAGATTGTGAAGATAGGATCAGTGCTTTGCCCGAAGAGTTGCTAGTGACGATTTTGTTGCTTGTCCCGATTCAAGATGCAGTAGCCACCATGATTTTGTCCAAAAGATGGCGCTATATATGGATGATGTTGCCTATCCTTGATTACAATGAAAACAATGATGACAACCATGATCATGTTgttagtgatgatgatgatgatgatgatgatgatgatggtgatgatggtgagagcaagaagagcatctggtGGTTTTTAGACAAGTCACTTGAACTCCACAAAGCACATGTGCTAGCAATATTGCTTATCAATCTTGGTCGACGATGTCCTACTGATACTAATGTAGGAAAGTGGGTTGCAAAGGCTGTTGATCGCGGCGTGGTGGTGGTAAAATTCAAGCTTCGATGGACAGCAGGTCCAACCAAATTGCCTAAGAGCCTTTACACCTGCGAAACGCTCCAGGAACTGACTCTATCTTACAGGATTCTTGTGGATCTCCCTTCCAATTCCTGCCTCCCATCACTCAAAACACTTCAACTCATCTGTGTGGTATATAAAGACGAGGCCTCTCTGTCTAGGTTTTTATCTAGTTGCCCCGTCCTTATATTTCTCGCcatgaaaagaaagaagaatgaCAATCTGACAAAGTTTGTTGTGAAAGTGCCTTCTTTACAGGTTTTATGGTATCATAATACATCGTCGTCGCAAGATGACAATGACCTAGTGGATTCTGGTAATTGTTTGGTTATAGATACTCCGGCATTAACAACAATTTCCTTCACTGATTATTCAAGAGACTCTTGGTCGATTGGGAATATGCCATGTCTTGAGGAGGCAGGTATTAGTGTCAACTCTTTATCTAATTTTGACAAGATCATAACAGCTTCTTCGGCCATCTTGTCTCTTGACTTGACTTTTACCGATGAAATGCTTGTGCACTGTAGCACCCTAAGATTTTCTCGACTTATAAGATTATCTCTAGATCTAAGTATATCAGACTGGGTGGAACCACTCTTCCTTTTACTTGATAATACTCCAAAACTCGAGGAATTTTCAGCAAACAGTGATTTTACCTCAGAACCTGAGGATATCCCACTTACATGGTATCAACCAAGTTCTATTCCTGGATGCTTGTCGTCGcatcttaaaatatttgaatggaGATACTACGGAgacagagaagaagaggaaggatTCTTGACATACATCCTATCCAATTCTAAGTGTTTAAAGACTACAACAATCTCTCTTAGACCCATGTTAGCTCCTGAAGAGCAAGATTTCATCATCGAGAAGTTGAAAGATATTCCTAGGGTTTCAACATCATCTCACCTTTTTGTTCAATCGAAAATTCAATTCTGA